From Mytilus edulis chromosome 8, xbMytEdul2.2, whole genome shotgun sequence, one genomic window encodes:
- the LOC139486129 gene encoding complex III assembly factor LYRM7-like, with protein sequence MSIRSKVLSSFKKLHKTRLEVFREDDRALAVARDKINLEFRKNKDEKDTEKISELIQIAEDSEDILRRNVVQGIVREEDKALRLRIRKDVLRSDPMYSLDVKYEVPQKKPNSSDNPS encoded by the exons gttctTTCATCTTTCAAGAAATTACACAAGACAAGGTTAGAGGTGTTTAGAGAAGATGATAGAGCATTAGCAG TTGCAAGAGATAAAATTAACTTAGAATTTAGGAAGAACAAAGATGAAAAAGACACAGAAAAAATAAGTGAG TTAATACAAATAGCAGAAGATTCTGAAGACATCCTGAGGAGGAATGTAGTACAAGGAATTGTTCGTGAAGAAGACAAAGCTTTAA GACTGCGGATAAGAAAAGATGTCCTAAGAAGTGATCCCATGTATAGTCTAGATGTCAAATATGAAGTGCCACAAAAGAAACCAAATTCATCTGATAATCCATCATGA